DNA sequence from the Malus sylvestris chromosome 10, drMalSylv7.2, whole genome shotgun sequence genome:
AAAAAGTACGTACTCAAATTTTATTTGGTTTATATTTCCTGCTCTATCATTTCTTCTTCTGAATTTTTATCTGCAAGTTGAATGCTTGTAATCACATGGTCAATGtggatttttttatattttttttttcattttttataattGTTATATGACAAAGGCCGTGCTTATTCCCTTCTGAAATATATAAACTTTTTGTTACTTGTTTGTTGTCGATTTAACAGACTAAATTTAGCCGGAGGAAGTACTGTCTCACTATCAGCTAACCACCTCCAAAAGCTGCGTCTATCCTTTCAATTGACCACTCCTTCAGGGCATGCTTTTAAGCCTCATCAGGTTTGTATTCTGTGTCTTTTTGTATTCTTAAGTAAATGCTCTCCGTTCAGTTCTCTTAGGCATTTGTTGGGCCGCAGGTATTTCTTAAGTTGACACATGAGACCAAGGTTGAACATATCTTTGTGGTGGGAATCTCTGGCCAAAAGTTTGAGAAAATACTGGTAAAGTTTCTTTGAATTCATCCCCTAACTTttggctcttttttttttttgaagactGTCAGTTGAAAGCATACTTGGTCGGCGATTTTTTTTCCCCCGCATAGATTACTATGCATGTATGTGCAGTCAAATGGGCCTGATTTTTGCGAACACTATGTGGAGCCATGTAGCGCTCTTTTAGAAATGTAGATCTttagatttttcattttttttaatttatctaTATAGGTGATACTGTGATAAATAAACCCATGATTAATGTCTGGATACTTGAATAATATAAAAGTGCAGTTTTCACCATCTTAGGTCATGGATTTACCCCAAGGAGAGCTctttaatttctttgttttgattgGTTTTGGTATCTTGTTACAGGATTTTCTCGGATTAGTGGAGAAGTTTTTCTATCTGTCTGGTAGTTATGACATTCAACTAACTGTTGGTGATGCTGTAATGGTAAGCGTGAGCTTTCCTCAagtttttagaattgtttttagtttttacgtGCTGTTGTCTAAGCGAACTTCTTTCCTTCACAGGAAAACTCTTTCTTACGGGCTATTGGCCAGATTGATTTGGATCTACCAGAAGCACCTGAGAGGGCCTCGCGCCCTCCTTCTCCAGCTGTTGATCCTTACTCAAAGTATGGGCCCAAAGCTGAGATAACCCATATCTTTAGGGTTCCAGAAAAGCGTCCTTCTCAGGAGCTCTCTCTCGTTTTCTTGGGCCTCGTGCTTTTGCCATTGATTGGATTTTTGATTGGAGTGAGTCTTTCTTAAGTGAATCCTTGATCTGTTGTCATTTGGCTCTGAAATTTATTAACAGTTCATGCTCGAATACCCTTGGAAAGTCCAAGTTGGTTTGAGGTGACCTGTTCATAAACTGACATTCTCTAGAGTACGAAAGGGCCAAAAGAGATTTGGTTGCTGTCAACATTCTTTAAGTTTTTACCCATTTTGTATTCTAATTAACTGTATTTTATGTATTAAACAGCTATTACGCTTGGGGGTAAATCTGAAGAACTTCCCCACTTCAGCAGTACCCGCCACCTTCGGTATCCTATTCCATGTTGGCATCGCTGCAGTTCTTTTGCTCTATGTGCTCTTCTGGTTGAAGGTATGCCATTAATTCTGTTTACTTGCACTTTCAGTCAGGAAGGTTCCCATCTGCTTCATATCCCCAATGATCTGGACGATctcattttaatatttatgggaactttaacgaaaagcttccggtactgttcactttaacgaaaaaccacatttttacactaaaaagtcaatcatggtactattcactttactctttattttgtccttatcgttaaaactcaaagtttttaaaccattttcattagttttcctaatatttATAGGGTGACCTGttctagaacccaaaaaataacactaatatatattttgttcGCAACATAGGGTACGCTTATTGAAGatgattttggcttttgaatgCAGTTTCTGAGGCAACCATACAAAGTTGTTTAAGATTAGGCATACTAGTAAACGTCATTTCAGTTTCCCTGCACATGGATTAAGCTTTGCCTACTTGTGTGTTCCATGTACAGTTGGATCTATTTACGACTCTCAAAACGCTTGGATTGTTGGGAGCCTTCTTGCTGTTTGTCGGACACCGAATTCTTTCCCACCTGGCCTCTTCGTCATCCAAGTTGAAATCTGCTTGAAATGGCAGTCAAGTAATCTCCCATTTAGAGAGATCAAAAGAATTTTCGGCCTTGAAAGAGATATCGAAAGGGTGAGGAAACTTTCGTTTAGAGACGAACAGAGCGTGGGAGTTTATAGAACAAATTTTGTAGGGCTCTTTGTTATGTTATACATGTACCTCTTTAACTACAGAATTTTATTTACCCATAAatcatatttatagaaaaagaaagttGTACCCACGGGACGGGCTTCATCTTTCACATCAATAGTATAACTTCGACATATCAGAAGTACATAACTTTGCAATGAACTGCGTCGATTACATCATTATTCTCATCAATTTTTCCTTTCCCGACTCATTATTCTCGAACGTCCCTTAACATGTCAAAGTTTTCAGGGGCCAAAGGGCGTTTGAGCATTTCCTCAAGACGGGATTTTGAACTCGAGTGCATAGGAAAAACGCACATATACTTTTCCGTTTTAGTACTCGTATATATTGCTAAAGATTACAGATTCAGTCTTCTCATAGGCAGATGGCGTATGCCTCCACTTTTCTCCAATCAACAGCAGAAAGTGATTATTTTACAATTTCCCAATGAATTATAAATGAGAAAGTAAAAATTGTGCCCTTTCTGTATCAATTAGAGGAACAAAGAAAATTGGGAAAGCTGTGGAAAACAAAAATGTAACTCGACCAAATGCAACAAAATTATAGATAAAATCAGCACCTCCTTAAGCGCTGTGAAATGCCGGGATCATGTCGCGCTATTCTACATTTCTAAAGCTCTCGCTCGTACGCCAAATCTTTTTCTGGATAATAAACACCACATCATCTTTCTCGGTGCCTCCCTCCGCATCAGCGGTAGCCACTGCATCCCAGTGTAACGCCTTCATATGTTTGTTTATGAACTCCACCACCCTTCGGTTATCACGCACAATGATGAAACCTTTGGGCCTCAAGATGCGATCCATCTCAATTAACAAGTCAACGCCGCTACATCCTTTCCTTTCAATGTCGGAGAAGATGGTCCAAGCATGAAGTAGATCATAAGTTCGTGGGTAGGTTGAGTAGGCTTCACACCTGTCACCAGTTGCACCAAACAGATATATCAATATCTGATGCAATGTTACAGTGGCAACCAAAGTTGATATCATGTTGTTTATACATTATGCACTAATCCCTAATGCAATCCAACGGAAGGTTCTCTCGTTCCCATATCGAAAGTATGCCTGAGATCTTGCCTAGTAATATTTTAAGTGTAACAAATCTATTATATGGCATGGGAATTTCTCATTCTAAACACGAACCACCATTAACGGTTCAAGGTTCTACAAGTTTCTAATTGATTTTTTCATTGGCTAGTTTGCCTAACCAGTAGTGAGTACCATCCTCTCCGGCATCTTTCCGTTTGCCCCAACCATACAGGGAGTtgtcaaaaataaaaagcaaattAACTCATAAAGATTGTTCAACGTACCAGTTGTGTACTGAACCTATCAGTCCTCTGTCGTATATTATTTTAAGTGTGTTAGGTCCGTCCTCTGGCACCACATTCATAACCCAAACATCTTTGTTCTTCAAAGCCCCTGCAAATGAACCCAGGTTTGCCTTCATGTCCATCACATTCCTTATTGTGTCAGAACTAATCTTTGGGCTCAAAATATTCCAGTAATTTTCAACTCGTTGTTGCCAAACTTCCTGCACCACGTCAATATTGTCATACACCAAGTATTTGTATGTTTGTAATTTATATATGTGAATATAACCACGGCGGAGTAGGTAAAAAAAATGCAGGTTTTTTGAGAATTACCATGTCCTTTTCAAATATGTCGCTGGAATAGCCGAAATCACCAAGACGAGGTGGAGGCGTAGTCAATCGAGCAGGCCAAGGAGCCAAACCACTTCCTCTTGCTCTATGGTTTTCTGAAAAGAACACACCAACAAAATGTAAGTGCTTTCTCAACTCTCTGCCATTTAAACAACTAGATACTGCAAAAGTATCAGCAATCTATAGTTCCAGGTGAGTCCATTTTCTACATTAGTAATTCTCAAATAACAATGTAATCGACCAAAAAACGGTTCTAGCATGTTATTTTGAGACTTCTCAAGACAACTAACAAAGCACGAAAATTATAGAAATCATTTAGAAAATGGAGGAAATAGTACTCACGCTCAGAGTACGGCGTGATGCAAGCCTCCATTTTCACATTATAGACTGCATCTGGATCATCATCCGATCTGCAAAGGGGTGGTTGAGTACCAGGAGGTCTTTCCATGTAACAATCATTAGTCAGCGGCTTGACCCAAATAACAGTTTGGTTCCTTTTAGCAGCAATTTTCCAGCACATCCGTTCCACAAGGGCACTCATCGCTTTCCAAATTCTAAGGTCCTCTTCATCCTGTGCATAGGCTTCAGGAGATGAGTAGGCAAAATAACCTCCCGGTCTAAGTACCCTATCTAACTCAAGGAGAAGTATCCCATCCCTTTGAAGCCAATCAATCCTACAGCGAGAACAATGAGCCAGTTCAAAAGATCTACTTGGGTAAGGGAGTCTCTTGGTCCCCAAAACACCAAGATATGCAGGAATTCCTCTCTCCAATGCAAACTGAATCTGATTTTGATGAACATCATTAGGTGCCAAGGACATTGCGATAATATCAGAAGACAGCAGGTATCCTCCAAAACTAGCAACACCACAACCAACATCAAGGACTGTTCGGAGCCTTCCTCCATTATTTAAAATGTTCTTAGGAAAGTTTAGCATCTGCCAATCCAAACtaaaaatagtcagtgttttATCATGAAAGAAAAAATTACAGAATTACTAAATTTCTACTGACTAATTCAATTTTTACCCTGTGAAGGGCCACTGTCTTACATTAGCCATTGAAGCGATGTACTTGCCAGCTCCATAATGGAAGTGAGTACCTCCTCCAGGAAATCCAATCTTTTCACCTTTGACAACCATCCACTTTTGGTCAGACTTCTCGGTCGCAAGGTGAGTATGAGGTATATTTGCTTTCCATACCTCGTCTCGGCTTTTAGGCCACTTGATTGGGAtctatttacataaaaacagCAGAAAAGCTTCAGACCATACAATTCAAGTGAAACTTCTAGTACAACCTTTCCTCGCTCATTCCATTTGATGTAATGATTTAAGCAGGATCTCACCTTATATCCGGAAGGAGGTGGAATCAAACAGTTATATCGCCTTTCAGGCACTGGGCAGTGTCTCTCGTAATGCTCCATCACAGACAGATCCAACTTCAACCTTGTTTCGTAGATTAGGTTTCTGTCTAAGCAAGGAATCAGTTCTGAATGTCTGTCATCACAAACCTTCATCATTGAGAACATACTTATATTAGCCTAAAAAATAGATAACTCAGATAAATTACTCATAAGTACACTATGAAGTGAAACAACATAGTAAATGTTAGCGAAGGCAACTCACTGGTATGctcttcaatataacaccatCCTCTTCATCTTCACCAAGTTTGGGAGGTGATTCATCAACATCTTCATCCGCACCCAAGTAAGTAGAACGGAATTTTCTTATCTTACTGCCATACTCAAGAGTGGAGGAATCATTTTTCTTAGAATACAAGTATAGGAGACCACAAATGATCACCAGAACAAGAATTGAGGTGACCAAACGTTTCTTTGGGCTCCCGTCAGCCCTTCCCTTCGACATTGTTGCAAACCAACAAGATAATCCCCCTTCTACTTCGACTTCAACATGCAGAGTTCAAAACCAAGCTACAAGATGCCAGCTCCAGTTTCCTCCTAAAGGAAGATCAGTCGATGTCTCACTTCAGAAACAGCTTCAATCACCAAAACAAGATTAAACTGGTTAGATCCATAGATCACAGATACGATGCCAGTACATAAAGAAAATGATCCGCGATACTACGAATTCAACATTGAAATTAACATATAAGATTAAGACCATTGAACTCATCACTTCAAGTAATCCAGGTGAAAGGAAGACAGCCCTTTAACTTACTAAATCGCAAGATTCACAACGAATCATCCTAATCCAATCAATATTatacgaaaaagaaaaagttattAGGTTTTGGTTGTGGATATCTTAATGTCATTATTTAAAACAGAAAAGGAAAACCAGAAACTAACAGCTAAAAGGTAGTGTTAGAAACTCACAAGCCGACACCAACCAGACCAAAGCAAGTGAAACAAgtacaagaaaaacaaaaattcaatccCAGCAATAAAAAAAGGAATTCCAATCTGACCCAGTTCTTTCAAAGAGGaacaaatctggaaaaaaaaaagtaccacTACCTGATTTGTCTACACACATTAAATGTCTGAAATAAATGGCATACAAAAACGAATGGTACCAGTAGAAAGCATAAGAGTGAAGATGGAGGAGGGTAAAATCAGAAACAAGACCCGCAAAAAAAGATCAAGCATTAACAGACGCAAAGCACCGACAGTTGATTGTTGCCATATGTATAATAAATGTGAGACCAacttcaacaaacaaaaattgaCAGAGATTGATACGACCCAGCTCGTGAAATCGCAAAAATCGTCGGCAATGTTAATTCCCAAAGCTGAAAACGTTCGATCTGAATTTGCCCAgatgaaaattgtaagaaaaacagCAAAAAAATCAGATCTTTTTTGGAGAGAGACTCGAAGTTGCAGATGGGCAATGCAGAAAcagagtgagtgagtgagattGGAGAGTGGGGTTGGATCTGAACCGTTAGATGGGGTCTATTGTTCAACGAGGATTGAGCAGAGGACGTACCTGGTTGCGATGGGTTTTTCTCAGAGGAGCGAGagagtcagagagagagagagagagagacggggTCCCTAATTCTTGTGAGCGACCAGTGAAAAGCATAAATACGGAAACAATATAATTGAAAAACAGTATTGGGCGATTTGACTccgagtgagtgagtgagagagagagagagagagagagagagagagagagagtgagatctATTCGAGTAATAAACAAAGAGTGAGATCTACAgaggggagagagggagagaaagagagagagagagagagagagagagagacggtgACGGTGACGGTGAAAAAACACGCAGATACAGGTTGTCGTTTGGAGAGACGAGCGCGTGAATACGCGGCATTACACGTCACATGGGAGATTTTGGCGCGTGAAAGTGAAAGCCCTTTGCTTTTTTCACTTTCTTTGACAGATCATTGGTGACAAGTGGGATTGGAAATGTCCAATTCTTGGCCAAAAATGGGGTGTCAAGTGGCAATAGTCTTAATTGTGAAAGTCTGACTCTCTAAATTTAGACATTCGCCAGGTTGATCTCTTGGCCATCTTCAATCGAAAGAGGATCAGATGGTTTGTTTTAACTCTTTGATccttcaagaaattaatattttaataaacagtgtATGATTATATTTCTTATCATCTTTAAATGAGAGCCAAAGGGTCATACGGCCAAACATAACcctgtaaaaaaaaacaatttccaactgagggccaaacatagtttattatttaaatttaaaaactaaaacttaaatttaaaaactacaaattaaattaaaaaaactacaacaacttaaatttataggaaaaaatgagaattttttaatatttttaaatgagtacatgagACGCTATAAGATAATACGTTctcgtgccacaaacaagtatctacaacaagatcttgttgcacatctttgggtcGAAAGAAGCATAGAGTAGGCATTTAAGTTTTaagttgttaaatgtttttaaaaatgttgtttaagtttcatgttgttaaatgttttttttttatgttgtttaatgttatttaatgttgtttaatattgtttaatgttatttcatGTTACTTAGGgaagtgtattcaattgagattttgagggattttaattcttttaatgaattcaggagtattcaatcaagattttaagtgattctctaaaattcaatgtgtattcaatcaggattttaatataatttattaaaatcttttgaaattcgggtgcattcaattagaattttaaagaagtttataacattccaggtgtattcaattagaattagaatttaaagaatttggaaaagttgaggaactagagggaattggagagattttataatgtattttaagcatccacaaatctcacatctccctATGAGATTTCgagagaattgaatcaaaattttatatgaaatctctacaaatcagttaaactccataaaaatccatggatttataaatccaaaaaaatctatcaaattcttgtttaatggcttaggaagttataggaaaaaaatataatttttatttttattttttaaatttcgtaaaaataaaaaataaataaaaattcaaaaataacggctagctgacatcaGCATGACGTCAGCTAGTTACCGTTGCATTCAAATTGTGGCCTGGCCTAGGCCTAGCTAGTTGGCTAGGTTGAGCCGGCTGGTTCTTTTAGTCCTTTTTGTCTAGTGAGGTCCACGAGCCATTTGGCctagcccttggttggagacggttttcaggctatttttGGCCCTCTGTACCCttcggttgaagatggtcttACGTCGTGACATGTTTACTTATCTGTAATATGTACCAAAATTAATatgattcttgattttttttaatatgcgTTTAATGACACATGTGTATTTAAATTAGTTAAATTCTCGATTTCTTTTGCGTTTTGTTACACACACAAATTTAAAATGAGTCACGCAGTAATCTGTAATGTAATAATAACTGCAAAAGAATGAATTAGAATCATGAGTCATGACGTTCTAATTTACGTTTACGACACTTAAGTATTCAAATTAGCCTAATTATTGACTTCCCTTGTAATGTGCTACATGCAAAATAGGAATTAGAGTGATACGAGAGAGTTACCTTCCACGTTtccatctttattttttttttcaaataaactaatatactaTATGTGATTAATTCATATTTATAATCTAAGAACATAAATATTGTTAtaaactttcctagtttaagtgtgattgtgtaaatcctagattagatttgattatagttattctttcctatatgaACTTGTATTCCTTAGGGATGAAAGATTTCTTCTCCCtgttattactataaataaaggtattACGTAGGAGGgaataacacacacattcccctacgaTTGTACAAACATATCTATCTCTACAATCTCTCATTGCCGCCGACCCCTTCCCTTaggtcagataaaataggctacaatacgttatcagcacgctcctaccgctgcgcttaggaatctgacgtggaAACTCTCTGCATCAAActagttcatccatatcatcacgcaatcaggttcttccaaaacaacggtttttatcttgatatttttgcagccctgatagcatgaacattcaccataatgcatggcCCAACTTGCGACACCAGCCCGAGGGCTATGGTGTCCCACATCCCTACGATGCATCGGATCCAGCCtgcagttggtgcatcggtgcACCTGTACCGCACCTAATCAACACCCAGTCTGGGCCTATGTCTTTGGGCCTGACCTTCTTGCAACCCGTTTTGCTGCTACTGGGCTTGCAGCCTAACCATTTCATTTAGGGCATGATCAGCCTGTGTCTAACCCAACCCAATTTTTTGGCCTGGGCCGCACAGTACGAATTTACTCCGCTCACCCGTGGGATTTGGTCTAAGTTTTTGGACGAGTTTAAATTGCCtaattatttttaggcccaatggattttatatttttcacccacactttaaatttggcccgaagtccaaataattaattcaactaTAATTATAGACctgaagttctatttgcatattttcttatttcATATTTCTGTATATATTTGCGTTTCTCTAtaggaacatatgaacctgaagttcataattattttgaaacttgaagtttctaaaaacatgccttatttgaaaacctgaagtttttctTGCGAATTTTAACCattacatgtctattagaacctaaatgttctactcctatgtgaatggattgatattTTTTCTCCATTGCACTAACCACATcgtgtccatctattttgtgataggaacatgtcaaatttgaacaaactcgacttcaccactTTGGAGGTCTTTGGAatgaactacctcaagtgggtccaagatgtgaagctccacctcactgcaaagaatttgCGTCCCGCCATTGAAAATGAGACGGACAACCCTATTGGTGAAGCTAagaaagccactgctatgatctttattcgaagacatattcatgacgcaCTACAAACCGAGTATCTTGCTGAGGAAGATCCACAAGCACTAtaggtcgctttggctgattgctttgatcaccaaaaggacaccttcttgcctgaagcaagacatgactgacatcatttgcgcttccaagactttaagtttgtgaatgaatataattctgaaatTTGTCGAattcgatcacttctcaagttttgtaacgAAACTTTGACCGAAGATGATCTCCTAGAGAAAACCTATCCGACATTCTCTGCTACTAATATTGtcatgcagcaacaatatagagctcagaagttcactaagtttttggattgttgatgaagaatcatcaagctcaaccTATTGGGGCGACTGCAGTGCCTAAAGCACACTGTAGTATGAACCAATGCTAAACCGTCAAAAGAGGCATGGTAAGGGTTGCCAGAAGCCACCCCGTCAAGGTCAACAAATCCAAGGCCCATCTaatggaggaaacaaagcctagAAGTGCCCTAACCTCGCTCTCAatgccccaaacttcaagaataagggcaaaacacctgaaaccatggatgcaGATATGTTCTATCATTGTGGTTCAAATGGCCATTGGTCCTGTGTTTACCGAGCTCCCCAAAATgttgtagctgaatatcattctcgtcgtaagaagtttgaatcaaattttgtgcaAGTGGACAAACTGGAGAGTAcaaagatgaaggttttttacTCTTAAGAGGTCGTTACCTTTATGGAAGATTAAAATCTTAgacaaactattttttttagttaaaataagacaatagGGTTGAATTCCACagtagtggccgaaccccctttttttgtttttggttaattttgaacaattttcctttatgtttagaTTATCTATTGGTGATTTGTTttaagaacttttatgcatgtgaccgattcaaattaattttcattataggtatgactagtggaagttagttgtctgctAGATACTGCAATCACGCACACCGTTTtacgtgaacgcatctatttcactaactccatacctaagaatgcacctctgacaaccctctcaggcccatcaaACCtaatcgaaggatacggtaaggcacgtataatgttgtacaatggtacaattttgaccattgatgaggcactctattctccgcATTCTGGAAAaacgttgttgagttttaaggacATTAAAGATAAAAATTACCACGCtaaaacccacgtagaaaacgaagttgaatttctgtgcataCCTTCATACGAATATGGcgagaagcgtattctagagaagttTGAGCGTATCCCGAATGgtttgtatactacgaccatataTGCCTCATAGAGaaccactatgtggccggccctacctcTGGGACCACGCACGATATTACACTTTGACATGATCGTTTGAGACATCATGGATGAATAGAGATGCCctgtatcctcaaatcatcacacgggcatccactaacccgaagtttaggttcgattcaaggaatcgtatgtcaaacatgtttaatgggaaaacttattactaagccttcttatgacaagattcgttcgaatcctcctatttttctacaaaggattcaggGGGATATTTGTGGATCGATTCACCCTTCAtgcagaccatttagatattttatggttttgttccacacgttggtcacacgtgtgcttgttgtccataaGGAAcactgcattctccaaactgttggctcaggttattaAGCTCATGGCTCACCAccttgattatccgatcaaatctattcaattggataatgctggataattcacatctaaaacttttgatgactattgcatattggttggggttgaagttgaatttcatgtaccccatgttcacacccagaatggcttggcagaggcattcattaaacccatacaaatgattgctcgatcaagCTCCTGATCGCTACttagggccatgcaatattgcacacaATCATGTTGGTTCGCTTGAGGCTTGTTACGACCCAACCATATAGCGCTCTTCAGTTGGTTACCAGATATACACCCGACATATCACATATGcacgtttttggttgtgcagtctatgtgccgatttcgCAGCCCTTATGTACAAAAATAGGGCATCGGCGAATGATGAGAATCTACAtcggatatgattctctttCGATTATTCATTACTTAGAACCTTGGACAGGTGATCTGTTTACCACTCGTTTCAtgaattgtcacttctatgGGACAGTCTtctcgtcgttagggggagataagaacgtcaacgttcctgatGAACCATGTGAATTATCATGGACGACTCCcattttgtctcatttagatccccacaccgctcagtctgaagctgaagtgcattgcatattagatcttcaaagcatgccagatgctttcaccaatCTAGCgtgagtgacaagatcacatattccagctgtgAATGTGTCTGCAAAGATGGAGGTACCAAATGTACAACGAACTTCCCTCCTGGAGGCCCAGGACTCCAACTTTGGTGATTCatgtacattagcggctagccaatcatctaccTCTACACATAAGTGTGGCAGacctcttggttca
Encoded proteins:
- the LOC126585392 gene encoding probable methyltransferase PMT3, encoding MSKGRADGSPKKRLVTSILVLVIICGLLYLYSKKNDSSTLEYGSKIRKFRSTYLGADEDVDESPPKLGEDEEDGVILKSIPVCDDRHSELIPCLDRNLIYETRLKLDLSVMEHYERHCPVPERRYNCLIPPPSGYKIPIKWPKSRDEVWKANIPHTHLATEKSDQKWMVVKGEKIGFPGGGTHFHYGAGKYIASMANMLNFPKNILNNGGRLRTVLDVGCGVASFGGYLLSSDIIAMSLAPNDVHQNQIQFALERGIPAYLGVLGTKRLPYPSRSFELAHCSRCRIDWLQRDGILLLELDRVLRPGGYFAYSSPEAYAQDEEDLRIWKAMSALVERMCWKIAAKRNQTVIWVKPLTNDCYMERPPGTQPPLCRSDDDPDAVYNVKMEACITPYSEQNHRARGSGLAPWPARLTTPPPRLGDFGYSSDIFEKDMEVWQQRVENYWNILSPKISSDTIRNVMDMKANLGSFAGALKNKDVWVMNVVPEDGPNTLKIIYDRGLIGSVHNWCEAYSTYPRTYDLLHAWTIFSDIERKGCSGVDLLIEMDRILRPKGFIIVRDNRRVVEFINKHMKALHWDAVATADAEGGTEKDDVVFIIQKKIWRTSESFRNVE